In Solidesulfovibrio sp., the following proteins share a genomic window:
- a CDS encoding HAMP domain-containing sensor histidine kinase produces the protein MPGPFRTKLNLRQRIVVILLLYVIGIGAMALVSYQDLSTMEDKLEFMRLGHVIANTILEVRRYEKNYLLYGLPEDLNEDRRYLEQSFQTLAVLTAEARDLKVSPQLDAMGALLGQYRQGLDALAAAGPGQVEAEGEAALKLREIGKALAEAADRVVEFERGRIHDLLRLLAWQLLGAVLVALALGVALPVLMFRNIFKPLGIIRLATRDIAAGRYNRIPVVATNDEIEQVMEAINRMVAEIERRQDQLVQTRKLSSIGTLTAGVAHQLNNPLNNISTSCQIAKDELETADPAFLRKLLGNIAQETLRARDIVQGLLEFSRAKEFSLRPVNLAELAARTLRLVKCQACSGVRLRAEVPGDLTLAADASRLQEALLNLLLNAIQAVGQQGEVTLSARRDTENEQAVITVSDTGPGVPEEIKSRIFDPFYTTKEEGKGTGLGLSIVYGIVEKHAGSISVESAAGRGAAFVLRLPLAERPPRESEPTP, from the coding sequence ATGCCCGGACCGTTTCGCACCAAGCTCAATCTGCGCCAGCGCATCGTCGTCATCCTGCTCCTGTACGTCATCGGCATCGGCGCCATGGCCCTCGTATCCTACCAGGACCTGTCCACCATGGAGGACAAGCTGGAATTCATGCGCCTGGGCCACGTCATCGCCAACACCATCCTGGAAGTGCGGCGCTACGAGAAAAACTACCTGCTCTACGGCCTGCCCGAGGACCTTAACGAGGACCGGCGCTACCTGGAGCAGTCCTTCCAGACCCTGGCCGTGCTCACGGCCGAGGCCCGCGACCTCAAGGTCTCGCCCCAGCTCGACGCCATGGGGGCGCTGCTGGGCCAGTACCGGCAGGGCCTCGACGCCCTGGCCGCCGCCGGCCCGGGCCAGGTCGAGGCCGAGGGCGAGGCGGCGCTGAAGCTGCGCGAAATCGGCAAGGCCCTGGCCGAGGCCGCCGACCGGGTGGTCGAATTCGAGCGTGGCCGCATCCACGACCTGCTGCGGCTGCTCGCCTGGCAGCTCCTCGGCGCGGTCCTCGTCGCCCTGGCCTTGGGCGTGGCCCTGCCGGTGCTGATGTTTCGCAACATCTTCAAGCCCCTGGGCATCATCCGCTTGGCCACCCGCGACATCGCCGCCGGCCGCTACAACCGCATTCCCGTGGTGGCCACCAACGACGAGATCGAGCAGGTCATGGAAGCCATCAACCGCATGGTGGCCGAGATCGAACGCCGCCAGGACCAGCTCGTCCAGACGCGCAAGCTCTCCTCCATCGGCACGCTGACCGCCGGCGTGGCCCACCAGCTCAACAACCCTCTCAACAACATCTCCACCTCCTGCCAGATCGCAAAGGACGAGCTGGAGACGGCCGACCCGGCCTTTTTGCGCAAGCTTCTCGGCAACATCGCCCAGGAAACCCTGCGCGCCCGGGACATCGTCCAGGGCCTGCTGGAATTTTCCCGGGCCAAGGAATTCTCCCTGCGCCCGGTCAACCTGGCCGAGCTCGCCGCGCGCACCCTGCGCCTGGTCAAGTGCCAGGCCTGCTCGGGCGTGCGCCTGCGGGCCGAGGTCCCGGGCGACCTGACGCTCGCCGCCGATGCCTCCAGGCTCCAGGAAGCCCTGCTCAATCTGCTCCTCAACGCCATCCAGGCCGTGGGCCAACAAGGCGAAGTGACGCTTTCCGCCCGCCGCGACACCGAAAACGAACAGGCCGTCATCACCGTGTCCGACACCGGCCCGGGCGTGCCCGAGGAAATAAAAAGCCGCATCTTCGACCCCTTCTACACCACCAAGGAGGAAGGCAAGGGCACGGGGCTGGGGCTTTCCATCGTCTACGGCATCGTCGAAAAACACGCCGGCAGCATCAGCGTGGAAAGCGCCGCCGGCCGCGGCGCCGCCTTCGTCCTCCGCCTGCCCCTGGCCGAACGGCCGCCCCGGGAAAGCGAGCCGACGCCGTGA
- the acs gene encoding acetate--CoA ligase has translation MPTPATLDALLVEERVFRPAPATVIEANVKPADLAEAYRLAEADPLAFWEKAALELEWHRKWDAVLDASNAPFHRWFPGARGNIVHNALDRHVHIWTKNKLALIWEGEAGDCRKFTYFELYREVNRLACALRALGVSRGDRVCLYLPPIPETVVAMLAAAKVGAVHVFVFAGYSAKFLRERLSDSRAKVLVTADGFYRGGRCINLKAVVDEALDGVAGDAAETVVVVRRTGADIDMREPRDLYYHDLLRQESPEAATEIMEAGDPLFWLPTSGTTGRPKSIVHGHGGYMVGAHHTFRTVFDIKPTDIHFCTADPGWITGHTYGVYGPLLTGATVILYEGHPLYPQADRLPSIIERYGATIFYTTPTLIRMLMRYGPQYPKKRDLSTLRLLGSVGETLSPEAWMWFYKHIGRSNCPVLDTWWQTETGMAMLSPMPISVLKPGSVGKALPGVAAAVVDGQGHSVPPGQGGFLVLKTPWPGMLTGLAGDEAGYKEAYWDKIPGVYFAGDVARRDEDGYFWIQGRADDVLNIAGHRLGTAEIEAALCAHRFVAEAAVIGVPDKIKGEVAKAFVVADPAWVSALPDADALASQLREHVRRELGPIAVIRAVELRQSLPRTRSGKILRRVLKAEELGEPVPPLSGEEA, from the coding sequence ATGCCGACCCCCGCTACGCTCGACGCCCTGCTCGTGGAAGAGCGCGTCTTTCGGCCGGCTCCGGCCACGGTCATCGAGGCCAACGTCAAACCGGCGGACCTGGCCGAGGCCTACCGCCTGGCCGAGGCCGACCCCCTCGCCTTCTGGGAAAAGGCCGCCCTGGAACTGGAGTGGCACCGCAAGTGGGACGCCGTGCTCGACGCCTCGAACGCCCCCTTCCACCGCTGGTTTCCCGGGGCGCGCGGCAACATCGTGCACAACGCCCTGGACCGCCACGTCCACATCTGGACCAAGAACAAATTGGCGCTCATCTGGGAGGGCGAGGCCGGGGACTGCCGCAAGTTCACCTATTTCGAGCTCTACCGCGAGGTCAACCGCCTGGCCTGCGCCCTGCGCGCCCTGGGGGTGTCGCGCGGCGACCGGGTCTGCCTGTACCTGCCGCCCATCCCGGAAACCGTGGTGGCCATGCTGGCCGCGGCCAAGGTCGGGGCGGTGCACGTCTTCGTCTTCGCCGGCTATTCGGCCAAGTTCCTGCGCGAGCGCTTAAGCGACTCCCGGGCCAAGGTGCTGGTCACGGCCGACGGCTTCTACCGGGGCGGCCGGTGCATCAACCTCAAGGCCGTGGTGGACGAGGCCCTCGACGGTGTGGCCGGCGACGCGGCCGAGACCGTGGTGGTGGTGCGCCGCACCGGCGCCGACATCGACATGCGCGAACCCCGCGACCTCTACTACCACGATCTGCTGCGCCAGGAATCCCCGGAAGCGGCCACGGAAATCATGGAGGCGGGCGACCCGCTTTTCTGGCTGCCCACCTCGGGCACCACCGGCCGGCCCAAGTCCATCGTCCACGGCCACGGCGGCTACATGGTCGGCGCCCACCACACCTTCCGCACCGTCTTCGACATCAAGCCCACGGACATCCACTTCTGCACCGCCGACCCGGGCTGGATCACCGGCCACACCTACGGCGTCTACGGGCCGCTTTTAACCGGCGCCACGGTCATCCTCTACGAAGGCCACCCCCTCTACCCCCAGGCCGACCGCCTGCCCTCGATCATCGAACGCTACGGCGCGACCATCTTCTACACCACGCCGACGCTGATCCGCATGCTCATGCGCTACGGCCCGCAGTATCCCAAAAAACGCGACCTCTCGACGCTTCGGCTCCTCGGCAGCGTGGGCGAAACCCTCTCGCCCGAGGCCTGGATGTGGTTTTACAAGCACATCGGCCGCTCCAACTGCCCGGTGCTCGACACCTGGTGGCAGACGGAAACCGGCATGGCCATGCTTTCCCCCATGCCCATCTCCGTGCTCAAGCCCGGGTCGGTGGGCAAGGCCCTGCCGGGCGTGGCCGCGGCGGTGGTGGACGGCCAGGGCCATTCCGTGCCCCCGGGCCAGGGCGGCTTTCTCGTGCTCAAAACGCCCTGGCCGGGCATGCTCACGGGCCTTGCCGGCGACGAGGCCGGCTACAAGGAGGCCTACTGGGACAAGATCCCGGGCGTCTACTTCGCCGGCGACGTGGCCCGGCGCGACGAGGACGGCTATTTCTGGATCCAGGGCCGGGCCGACGACGTGCTCAACATCGCCGGGCATCGCCTGGGCACGGCCGAAATCGAGGCGGCGCTCTGCGCCCACCGCTTCGTGGCCGAGGCGGCAGTCATCGGCGTGCCGGACAAGATCAAGGGCGAGGTGGCGAAAGCCTTCGTCGTGGCCGACCCGGCCTGGGTCAGCGCCCTGCCCGATGCCGACGCCCTGGCCTCGCAACTGCGGGAGCACGTGCGCCGCGAACTCGGGCCCATCGCCGTCATCCGGGCCGTGGAACTGCGCCAAAGCCTGCCGCGCACGCGAAGCGGCAAGATCCTGCGCCGGGTGCTCAAGGCCGAGGAACTCGGCGAACCCGTCCCGCCGCTTTCCGGCGAGGAGGCATAG
- a CDS encoding LytTR family DNA-binding domain-containing protein translates to MDRITALLVHPDPEVRAALRARLAEADFIRVLGEAVDAYEASELLRAIPYGLLFCGVDLPGEVGGFELAEALIAAKRQPGLIFIAADESKAFRAFELGAADYLLWPFPPRRFAQTLERLSRYKPAFREAPPAQWRPAGQVSAAQDGEGEDEETVRVPLEGEEEDRFLSALRQAWDLGHERPVDIEKLPITLDGRTILLPYTQILFIEAYEDYSFVHTAGQKLLTSYRLKNLEERLRPHRFFRVHRKYLVNLDQVTEIATLPGGNFMLRTAGKTRIELPIGRRRIGELKQILGL, encoded by the coding sequence ATGGACCGCATCACGGCCCTGCTCGTCCATCCCGACCCCGAGGTCCGCGCGGCGCTGCGCGCCCGGCTGGCCGAGGCCGACTTCATCCGGGTGCTGGGCGAGGCCGTGGACGCCTACGAGGCCTCCGAACTGCTGCGGGCCATTCCTTACGGGCTGTTATTTTGCGGCGTGGACCTGCCGGGCGAGGTGGGCGGCTTCGAGCTGGCCGAGGCGCTGATCGCGGCCAAGCGCCAGCCGGGGCTCATTTTCATCGCCGCCGACGAATCGAAAGCCTTCCGGGCGTTCGAACTGGGCGCCGCCGATTACCTGCTGTGGCCGTTCCCGCCCCGGCGCTTCGCCCAGACCCTGGAACGGCTGTCGCGCTACAAGCCGGCCTTCCGCGAGGCCCCGCCGGCCCAGTGGCGGCCGGCCGGCCAGGTTTCCGCCGCGCAAGACGGGGAAGGCGAGGACGAGGAAACGGTGCGGGTGCCGCTGGAGGGCGAGGAGGAGGACCGCTTCCTGTCCGCCCTGCGCCAGGCCTGGGACCTGGGCCACGAGCGGCCGGTGGACATCGAAAAGCTGCCCATCACCCTGGACGGCCGCACCATCCTGCTCCCCTACACCCAGATCCTTTTCATCGAGGCCTACGAGGACTACTCGTTCGTGCACACGGCCGGCCAGAAGCTCCTCACCTCGTATCGCCTCAAAAACCTGGAAGAACGGCTGCGGCCCCACCGCTTTTTCCGGGTGCACCGCAAATACCTGGTCAACCTGGACCAGGTGACGGAAATCGCGACCCTGCCCGGCGGCAACTTCATGCTGCGCACCGCCGGCAAGACGCGCATCGAGCTGCCCATCGGCCGCCGCCGCATCGGCGAGCTCAAGCAGATTCTCGGACTGTAA
- a CDS encoding ATPase, T2SS/T4P/T4SS family — MARQVLDAVVGAALSAAPDASDYLFLAGAPAGALRDGAFAPLALPGLGGPLAPAQTEALARGIVGADERLLADLRRRGACDAGYAHPAGTRFRVNVARAADSLGLVLRRLPARPPRLDSLGLPPVFSRMAALGEGLVLVVGATGSGKSTTLAALTAAILEARAVHAVTLEDPVECLLDPGRGVVTQRELGTDFPSFADGIRSALRQAPHVILVGEARDRETVDAALGAAETGHLVLATLHTTDCAGAVERLLAFFSPAEQRLARQRLASSLRYVAAQRLLPRLGGGRAVSVEVLCATLRVRDRILSGESDAQGFGDILEQGAPYGMVTFDAATAALYAAGVVSEETAVSRAADRAALSRALDAVKAARGEAISTITGLTFEQPAATHKEGAS; from the coding sequence ATGGCGCGCCAGGTCCTCGACGCGGTCGTGGGCGCGGCCCTTTCCGCCGCGCCCGATGCCTCGGACTACCTGTTCCTGGCCGGTGCCCCGGCCGGGGCCCTGCGCGACGGCGCCTTCGCGCCGCTGGCCCTGCCGGGCCTGGGCGGCCCCCTGGCCCCGGCCCAGACCGAGGCCCTGGCCCGGGGCATCGTCGGCGCCGACGAGCGGCTTTTGGCCGACCTGCGCCGGCGCGGCGCCTGCGACGCCGGCTACGCCCATCCGGCCGGGACGCGTTTCCGGGTCAACGTGGCCCGGGCGGCCGACAGCCTGGGCCTGGTGCTGCGCCGCCTGCCGGCACGCCCGCCCCGCCTGGACAGCCTGGGCCTGCCCCCGGTTTTTTCCCGCATGGCCGCGCTGGGCGAGGGTCTGGTGCTGGTGGTCGGGGCCACGGGCTCGGGCAAGTCCACGACCCTGGCCGCCCTGACCGCCGCCATCCTGGAGGCCCGGGCCGTGCACGCGGTCACCCTGGAGGACCCGGTGGAATGCCTGCTCGACCCGGGGCGGGGGGTGGTCACCCAGCGCGAGCTGGGCACGGATTTCCCCTCCTTCGCCGACGGCATCCGCTCGGCCCTGCGGCAAGCCCCCCATGTCATTCTCGTGGGCGAGGCCCGCGACCGCGAGACCGTGGACGCGGCGCTCGGCGCGGCCGAGACCGGCCACCTGGTGCTGGCCACGCTGCACACCACCGACTGCGCCGGCGCCGTGGAGCGGCTGCTGGCCTTTTTTTCCCCGGCCGAACAGCGCCTGGCCCGCCAGCGCCTGGCGTCGAGCCTGCGCTACGTGGCCGCCCAGCGCCTGCTGCCGCGCCTGGGCGGCGGCCGGGCCGTGTCCGTGGAGGTGCTTTGCGCCACGCTGCGCGTGCGCGACCGCATCCTTTCCGGCGAAAGCGACGCCCAGGGCTTCGGCGACATTCTGGAGCAGGGCGCGCCCTACGGCATGGTCACCTTCGACGCGGCCACGGCGGCGCTTTACGCCGCCGGCGTGGTCAGCGAGGAAACGGCCGTGTCCCGGGCCGCCGACCGGGCCGCCCTGTCCCGGGCCCTGGATGCCGTGAAAGCCGCCCGGGGCGAGGCCATCTCCACCATCACCGGCCTGACGTTCGAGCAGCCCGCCGCAACTCACAAGGAAGGCGCGTCATGA
- a CDS encoding type IV pilus twitching motility protein PilT, translating to MAQIDAFFKMLKETGASDLHLASGCQPMLRLNGRLERIKYKALESEELKALLYEIAPERLVKTFEETGDLDFAYAAPGIGRLRANYFRQERGVSAAFRAIPEAVPSLADLGLPDILGELAMRPKGLVLVTGPTGSGKSTTLAAMVRHAAENRRDHIITIEDPIEFVHASANALVNQREVGRDTRSFAAALRGALREDPDIILVGEMRDLETIELALEAAETGHLVLSTLHTVSAAKTIDRIIDVFPGDRQAQIRSALSESLCAVVSQMLFPRADAPGRVLAQEILLANTAVRNLIRENKIFQIFSVMETGKASGMRTLDEALLELLAAGRIDGADAWRNAVNKTRFAAVAPKNPDKAA from the coding sequence ATGGCCCAGATCGACGCCTTTTTCAAAATGCTCAAGGAAACCGGAGCCTCGGACCTCCACCTGGCCAGCGGCTGCCAGCCCATGCTGCGCCTCAATGGCCGCCTGGAACGCATCAAGTACAAGGCCCTCGAATCCGAGGAACTCAAGGCCCTGCTCTACGAGATCGCCCCCGAGCGCCTGGTGAAAACCTTCGAGGAGACCGGCGACCTGGACTTCGCCTACGCCGCCCCGGGCATCGGCCGCCTGCGCGCCAACTACTTCCGCCAGGAACGCGGCGTCTCGGCCGCCTTCCGGGCCATCCCCGAGGCCGTGCCCTCCCTGGCCGACCTGGGCCTGCCCGACATCCTGGGCGAACTGGCCATGCGCCCCAAGGGTCTGGTCCTGGTCACCGGCCCCACCGGCTCGGGCAAATCCACGACGCTCGCCGCCATGGTCCGCCACGCCGCCGAGAACCGGCGCGACCACATCATCACCATCGAGGACCCCATCGAGTTCGTCCACGCCTCGGCAAACGCGCTCGTCAACCAGCGCGAGGTCGGCCGCGACACCCGCTCCTTCGCCGCCGCGCTTCGCGGCGCCCTGCGCGAGGACCCGGACATCATCCTGGTCGGCGAAATGCGCGACCTGGAAACCATCGAACTGGCGCTGGAGGCGGCCGAGACCGGCCATCTGGTCCTGTCCACCCTGCACACGGTCTCGGCGGCCAAGACCATCGACCGCATCATCGACGTCTTTCCCGGCGACCGGCAGGCGCAGATCCGCTCGGCCCTGTCGGAATCGCTGTGCGCCGTGGTCTCCCAGATGCTCTTTCCCCGGGCCGACGCGCCCGGCCGGGTGCTGGCCCAGGAGATCCTTTTGGCCAACACGGCCGTGCGCAACCTCATCCGGGAAAACAAGATCTTCCAGATCTTCTCCGTGATGGAGACAGGCAAGGCCTCCGGCATGCGCACCCTCGACGAGGCCCTGCTGGAGCTTTTGGCCGCCGGGCGCATCGACGGCGCCGACGCCTGGCGAAACGCCGTCAACAAGACGCGCTTCGCCGCCGTGGCCCCGAAAAACCCGGACAAGGCGGCCTAG
- a CDS encoding helix-turn-helix domain-containing protein: protein MRETSGEVKETYTVQEVAKLLKCSDQTVRKFIRGRALRGVKVGRGWRISHDEVVRLTRLQG, encoded by the coding sequence ATGCGGGAGACGTCGGGAGAGGTCAAGGAGACCTACACGGTGCAGGAAGTGGCCAAGCTCCTCAAGTGCAGCGACCAGACGGTGCGCAAGTTCATCAGGGGGCGGGCGCTTCGCGGAGTCAAGGTCGGTCGTGGCTGGCGGATCAGCCACGACGAGGTGGTGCGGCTGACGCGGTTGCAGGGCTAG
- a CDS encoding secretin N-terminal domain-containing protein, with product MRGRVMQGNRYGRAMVAAFVTASLILPGCVKKPQKDAFFEHWDTQANKSEGFTPTARPRKVEVQEAVISKKEDKREAKPTRPLPKQKVTLRMYDTELVAVVRAMARAAGQNVVLASSIPGSSGAGQGQEKGGLRINVNVENAPWDEAFKSILATNGLTYAIDGEIITVMTLADMEQQSKMQEAKNKILLETAKEKNLEPISTYKIDINYTDLFDMYYIVQKICGNVGMSKSKSEQENKASSGTTDRTNISTSSVLPALNPQGALDEDYRRPGTLQCYVAADQHSNALVVQATKEDAEQLLKVIEKLDQPRPQIRLKAFIVQTDRSTAQQLGIQWGGLLKNSNFQMSPAQAGTITSTTTTGNAGTTAGTAITTYPATTVSGTTTNIQTNSTGTNTNNTTTASANAMTPIFGGGTSGQGFAINNPASLTSAATGLGASGTALNFLFGKLGENVLEAQLTALAEDNKVKILSSPTITTMENKEAYTENGKKIPYVSTSQNGTNVQFADALLRLEMLPHVIDGANLRMRIVVKDDQVDENQSNWVQGNPPIYKRETRTTLVVEDGDTIVISGLTRDTVTDGQSGVPFLRDIPGLGWAFKSKSSSIEREQILIFVTPTILKEKPVAPVPPLADHVAPQAAGREPMATAEAVKP from the coding sequence ATGCGAGGTCGCGTCATGCAGGGGAATCGATATGGCCGGGCCATGGTGGCGGCGTTTGTCACGGCGTCCCTCATTCTGCCGGGCTGCGTGAAAAAGCCGCAAAAGGACGCGTTCTTCGAGCATTGGGACACCCAGGCCAACAAATCGGAAGGGTTTACGCCGACGGCGCGGCCGCGCAAGGTGGAAGTGCAGGAGGCGGTCATTTCGAAAAAGGAAGACAAAAGGGAAGCAAAGCCGACCCGGCCGTTGCCCAAGCAGAAGGTGACCCTGCGGATGTACGATACGGAGCTTGTGGCCGTGGTGCGGGCCATGGCCCGGGCGGCCGGGCAGAACGTCGTGCTGGCCTCTTCCATTCCTGGTTCGTCCGGTGCGGGGCAGGGACAGGAAAAAGGCGGGTTGCGTATTAATGTCAATGTTGAAAATGCCCCTTGGGATGAGGCCTTTAAGAGCATCCTGGCGACAAATGGTTTGACGTATGCAATAGATGGAGAAATTATTACAGTGATGACTCTTGCTGATATGGAACAGCAGAGTAAGATGCAAGAAGCGAAGAATAAAATACTTTTGGAAACGGCGAAAGAGAAAAATCTTGAGCCGATATCGACCTATAAGATCGACATTAATTATACGGACTTGTTCGACATGTACTATATCGTGCAGAAGATATGCGGCAACGTCGGCATGTCGAAATCGAAAAGCGAGCAGGAAAACAAGGCAAGCAGCGGCACAACGGATAGAACAAATATATCGACGAGCTCGGTATTGCCCGCCCTTAACCCCCAGGGCGCCTTGGATGAAGATTACCGTCGACCGGGCACCTTGCAGTGCTATGTCGCCGCCGACCAGCACAGCAATGCCCTTGTCGTGCAGGCGACCAAGGAAGACGCGGAACAGCTCCTGAAAGTCATTGAAAAATTGGACCAGCCGCGCCCGCAAATCCGCCTCAAGGCCTTCATCGTGCAGACCGACCGTTCCACGGCGCAGCAACTCGGCATCCAGTGGGGTGGCTTGCTGAAAAATTCCAACTTCCAAATGTCCCCGGCCCAGGCGGGAACCATCACCTCGACGACGACTACGGGCAATGCCGGCACCACAGCGGGAACAGCCATAACGACGTATCCGGCGACCACGGTTTCCGGAACGACAACCAATATCCAGACGAACTCCACGGGGACGAATACCAACAACACCACCACGGCGTCGGCAAACGCAATGACACCAATTTTTGGTGGAGGCACTTCCGGTCAAGGCTTCGCCATCAACAACCCGGCCAGCCTGACCTCGGCCGCCACGGGCCTTGGCGCCTCGGGCACGGCCCTCAATTTCCTGTTCGGCAAGCTCGGGGAAAACGTGCTCGAAGCCCAGCTCACCGCCCTTGCGGAAGACAACAAGGTCAAAATCCTCTCCAGCCCGACCATCACCACCATGGAGAACAAGGAAGCCTACACCGAGAACGGCAAGAAGATTCCCTACGTCTCCACCTCGCAAAACGGCACCAACGTGCAGTTCGCCGACGCCCTGCTGCGCCTGGAAATGCTGCCCCACGTCATCGACGGCGCCAACCTGCGCATGCGGATCGTGGTCAAGGACGACCAGGTGGACGAGAACCAGAGCAACTGGGTCCAGGGCAACCCGCCCATCTACAAGCGCGAAACGCGGACAACCCTGGTCGTGGAAGACGGCGACACCATCGTCATCTCCGGGCTCACGCGCGATACCGTCACCGACGGCCAATCCGGCGTGCCGTTCCTGCGCGATATCCCGGGGCTCGGCTGGGCGTTCAAATCCAAGAGCTCCTCCATCGAGCGCGAACAGATCCTCATCTTCGTCACGCCCACGATCCTCAAGGAAAAGCCCGTGGCGCCGGTGCCGCCCCTGGCCGACCACGTGGCGCCCCAAGCCGCCGGCCGCGAGCCCATGGCCACGGCCGAAGCCGTCAAGCCCTAA